A single region of the Thunnus maccoyii chromosome 10, fThuMac1.1, whole genome shotgun sequence genome encodes:
- the LOC121905940 gene encoding sialic acid-binding Ig-like lectin 5, translated as MHADTVFLVCPLIFALWRGVQALSPEPSVPERVHALVGSCVVIPCSFTPAAPHPHKGRRERVDVRLRFRGGGHFFPLRSTAFNSEDRDQVSRDFQGRTSLIGRIVDGDCSVKIERISLDDSRVFEIALKRGDDLLWGKPRSFNLDVVDTPEAPVVSGTLSATEGQLVTLNCTVSYHCPSRPPALRWRWERGAQLNSSEPGEVQTLYPQAHRPMLLASMSFTVSHRVKPRVRCEVSYPGAKLMATSKDLHVTFPPKDVKVQVQSLTVQEGGSALLVCSCKADPPASEYHWSYSQYGHTVHLHKRTQTVRVYNVTRDMKVRCSAQNLIGRGESRPTPLNIQYKPVILRLSSTCVVEELEVLCRCLVDSNPRPAVTWSVNGTVPPRDYNVSVTSESDTLTATLRGHMDKPQTVICFAFNALGNDSLILVQGGDETAALLWSVVPAVAICLVIFLISLIFYCCRKRAGRHVLRRPAVYPGGMGIYQDRMPLYINCTEVTHIYANGSYQLVYQNCTPLFVRTKQIRPMGRRGGERRVGERRRGGEVGRIDRRGALGVRGTREVQGTSAADAETAIYLEIL; from the exons TCAGTCCCTGAGCGTGTCCATGCTCTGGTGGGCTCCTGCGTGGTGATTCCTTGCTCCTTCactcctgcagctcctcatcCTCACAAGGGCAGGAGGGAGAGGGTGGATGTCCGGCTGAGGTTCAGAGGTGGTGGCCACTTCTTCCCTCTCCGCAGCACTGCTTTTAACAGCGAGGACAGAGATCAAGTGAGCAGGGATTTCCAAGGCCGGACATCCCTCATTGGGCGAATCGTAGATGGGGACTGCTCTGTGAAGATCGAAAGGATCAGCCTGGATGACTCGCGGGTCTTTGAGATCGCTCTAAAGAGAGGTGATGACTTACTTTGGGGGAAGCCAAGGAGCTTTAATCTAGATGTTGTGG ACACTCCTGAGGCTCCTGTCGTCAGCGGCACGTTGTCAGCCACAGAGGGACAGCTGGTCACCCTAAACTGCACCGTCAGCTACCACTGCCCCTCAAGACCTCCTGCCCTCCGGTGGCGCTGGGAGAGGGGAGCGCAGCTGAACAGCAGTGAGCCCGGCGAAGTACAGACTCTCTACCCCCAGGCCCACAGGCCGATGTTACTGGCTTCTATGTCCTTTACTGTGTCACACCGGGTGAAACCCAGAGTCAGATGTGAGGTCAGCTACCCAGGAGCCAAATTAATGGCCACTTCAAAGGATCTGCATGTCACAT TTCCACCAAAAGATGTGAAGGTTCAGGTGCAGTCCTTGACAGTGCAGGAGGGGGGCAGTGCTTTGCTGGTCTGCTCATGTAAAGCTGACCCACCAGCATCAGAGTACCACTGGTCCTACAGCCAATACGGCCATACGGTGCACCTCCACAAGCGCACACAGACAGTCCGTGTGTACAACGTGACCCGAGACATGAAGGTCCGCTGCTCAGCTCAGAACCTGATTGGGCGAGGAGAATCCCGGCCCACACCGTTGAACATACAAT aTAAGCCAGTCATCCTCCGGCTGTCTTCCACCTGTGTTGTAGAGGAGTTGGAGGTGCTTTGTCGCTGTTTGGTTGACTCCAACCCGAGACCTGCAGTCACCTGGAGCGTTAATGGAACTGTTCCACCTCGTGATTACAACGTGTCGGTAACATCAGAGTCTGACACGCTAACAGCCACTCTGAGGGGCCACATGGACAAACCTCAGACAGTGATCTGCTTCGCTTTCAATGCACTTGGAAACGACTCCCTGATTTTGGTGCAAGGAGGAGACG AGACAGCAGCTCTGTTGTGGTCGGTGGTACCTGCTGTGGCCATTTGCCTGGTCATATTCCTTATATCTCTTATTTTCTACTGCTGCCGTAAGAGAGCTGGAAG ACATGTTCTGAGACGTCCAGCCGTGTACCCTGGAGGAATGGGAATTTATCAGGACCGGATGCCCCTCTACATTAACTGCACAGAGGTGACCCATATCTACGCCAACGGCAGCTACCAACTTGTATACCAGAACTGCACACCTCTTTTCGTCCGTACTAAGCAG ATCCGTCCCATGGGCAGAAGAGGTGGGGAGAGGCGAGTcggggagagaagaagaggtggAGAGGTTGGACGTATAGACAGACGAGGTGCTTTGGGAGTCAGAGGCACAAGGGAGGTGCAGGGTACTTCTGCGGCTGATGCTGAGACAGCCATCTACCTGGAGATCCTCTAA